The Acinetobacter wuhouensis genome includes the window AATTTCAATTTGGTGAATATTCTAAAGCCAAGTATGCTGTACACGAGTCATAAAACTTAGAAAAGGGAATAACCATGACCGATTTATCGAATATTGTAGAAATTTTAGCGAAACAAGCGCTTGGCGGACAACAACAATCACAAGGCGGGCTAGGTGGTGGCTTGGGTGGTGTTCTAGGTTCAGTACTTGGTGGTTTAGGCGGTGGGCAACAACAATCCCAAGGCGGATTGGGTGGTGTGCTTGGATCGGTTCTTGGCGGATTAACGGGTGGTCAGCAACAACAAGCACCACAACAATCAAGTGGATTTAATGGTTCATCATTACTGATCGCTGTTGTACCGTTGATTCTAGGTTGGATTCAGCAGAATGGTGGTTTGCAAGGTGCCTTGGCTAAATTGCAAGGTGCGGGTCTAGGTGGTCAGGTACAAAGTTGGGTGGATCCATCACAAGGGAATG containing:
- a CDS encoding YidB family protein; amino-acid sequence: MTDLSNIVEILAKQALGGQQQSQGGLGGGLGGVLGSVLGGLGGGQQQSQGGLGGVLGSVLGGLTGGQQQQAPQQSSGFNGSSLLIAVVPLILGWIQQNGGLQGALAKLQGAGLGGQVQSWVDPSQGNGGVDVQQIQGLFGGQQVEQVAQQANVPTNEVYGAISTVLPQIIDSLTPQGDSTDHNEANDDIQNVMNLVSGFLK